One Fusobacterium sp. FSA-380-WT-3A DNA window includes the following coding sequences:
- the rpmE gene encoding 50S ribosomal protein L31 translates to MKKNLHPEYRVVTVECTCGEKFETRSTYAKGDLKIAVCSKCHPFYTGKAKFLDTAGRVDKFNKKYNLNK, encoded by the coding sequence ATGAAGAAAAATCTACATCCAGAATACAGAGTAGTTACAGTTGAGTGTACTTGTGGAGAAAAATTTGAAACAAGATCAACTTATGCTAAAGGAGACCTTAAAATAGCTGTATGTTCTAAATGCCATCCATTCTATACAGGAAAGGCTAAATTCTTAGATACTGCAGGAAGAGTTGACAAATTCAACAAAAAATATAATCTTAACAAATAA
- a CDS encoding TetR/AcrR family transcriptional regulator, with the protein MGRKLKFTREEILNKAYEILVREGMKKISARTIANELGISTIGVYSNFKSMSDLKNELSLLAKNKLLDKVKINYTELGLLNIGIGICLFAKEEKALFRAIFMRENLSEEFLNEITRDLINLVYKGFKESDKYNVLKDSTINWMIRKGWWYTHGFACLICSGFYNPTYEMIESELREVGYLILKQAMKINSEK; encoded by the coding sequence ATGGGAAGAAAATTAAAGTTCACAAGAGAGGAAATATTAAATAAAGCATACGAAATTTTAGTAAGAGAGGGAATGAAAAAAATCTCAGCTAGAACAATAGCCAACGAGTTGGGAATATCTACTATAGGTGTCTACTCTAATTTCAAATCAATGTCAGATTTAAAAAATGAACTTTCATTACTTGCTAAAAACAAACTACTGGATAAAGTAAAAATTAATTATACAGAACTTGGACTTTTAAATATAGGAATAGGAATTTGTCTTTTTGCTAAAGAGGAAAAAGCTTTATTCAGAGCTATATTTATGAGAGAGAATTTATCAGAAGAATTTTTAAATGAAATTACTAGAGATTTGATAAATTTAGTTTATAAAGGATTTAAAGAAAGTGACAAATATAATGTTTTAAAAGATAGTACTATCAATTGGATGATAAGAAAAGGTTGGTGGTACACTCACGGATTTGCTTGTTTAATTTGTTCAGGATTTTATAATCCAACTTATGAAATGATTGAAAGTGAGCTTCGTGAAGTTGGTTATCTTATTTTAAAACAAGCTATGAAAATAAATTCAGAAAAATAA
- a CDS encoding MetQ/NlpA family ABC transporter substrate-binding protein — protein sequence MTNLSKKLFTTLVAFSLLGNYSFSKTLKVGASPVPHAEILEAVKPQLKEKGIDLEIIEFNEYVTPNLALADGDLDANFFQHTPYLEKFKTERNLKISQIGEGIFISPIAVFSDKYKSLDEIKKGGVIAIPSDPTNGGRALLLLHNKGIITLKDPTDLSATEFDIIKNPKKLKFKSIEAPQLPRVIKDVDVAVINCNYALQANLDPIKDSIAIEGAESPYANVVAVRDENLNDSEVKTLVDELRTENIKKFINEKYKGSVIATF from the coding sequence ATGACAAACTTATCAAAAAAATTATTTACAACACTTGTGGCTTTTTCTCTACTAGGAAATTATTCATTTTCTAAGACTCTTAAAGTAGGAGCTTCACCTGTTCCTCATGCTGAAATTTTAGAGGCTGTAAAACCTCAATTAAAAGAAAAAGGAATAGATTTAGAAATTATTGAATTTAATGAATATGTTACTCCTAATTTAGCTTTAGCTGATGGAGATTTAGATGCAAACTTTTTCCAACATACACCTTATCTTGAAAAATTTAAAACAGAGAGAAATTTAAAAATTTCTCAAATTGGGGAAGGAATTTTTATCTCTCCAATAGCTGTATTTTCTGACAAATATAAATCATTAGATGAAATAAAAAAAGGTGGAGTTATAGCTATTCCTAGTGACCCTACAAATGGTGGAAGAGCTTTATTACTTCTTCATAATAAAGGAATTATTACTTTAAAAGACCCTACAGACCTTAGTGCTACTGAATTTGATATCATAAAAAATCCTAAAAAATTAAAATTCAAATCTATTGAAGCTCCTCAACTTCCTCGTGTAATAAAAGATGTTGATGTGGCTGTTATAAATTGTAACTATGCTCTTCAAGCTAATTTAGACCCTATAAAAGATTCTATTGCCATTGAAGGAGCTGAATCTCCTTATGCCAATGTTGTAGCTGTTAGAGATGAAAATTTAAATGATTCTGAGGTAAAAACTTTAGTTGATGAACTTAGAACTGAAAATATTAAAAAATTTATAAATGAAAAATATAAAGGTTCTGTAATAGCAACTTTCTAA
- a CDS encoding YoaK family protein encodes MNKIFQMSERYRVGLILAVVGGYLDAYTYICRGKVFANAQTGNIVLFGINLIEKRWESALEYFTPIMAFVIGVLLSEFFRKKYNKEFLHWRQSILLLEMIILIIVAFIPIGDLDILANVLISFVCSLQVESFRKFRGKAYASTMCTGNLRSASEALYKSLVIKNKEDLKSSMNYFGIITFFIIGGMIGAIITKKYLEKSVLFSVIGLMIVFIMMFINYDKEKI; translated from the coding sequence ATGAACAAGATATTTCAGATGTCTGAACGATATAGGGTAGGTCTAATTTTAGCTGTTGTTGGAGGTTATTTAGATGCCTATACTTATATATGTAGAGGAAAAGTTTTTGCTAATGCTCAAACAGGAAACATAGTTTTATTTGGAATAAATCTCATAGAGAAAAGATGGGAAAGTGCTTTAGAATATTTTACTCCTATAATGGCTTTTGTGATTGGAGTTCTTTTGTCAGAGTTTTTTAGAAAAAAATATAATAAAGAATTTTTACATTGGCGACAAAGTATATTATTATTGGAGATGATAATTTTAATAATAGTAGCTTTTATTCCTATTGGAGATTTAGATATTTTAGCAAATGTATTAATATCTTTTGTGTGTTCACTTCAGGTAGAGTCTTTTAGGAAGTTTAGAGGTAAAGCCTATGCTTCAACTATGTGTACAGGAAATTTGAGAAGTGCAAGTGAAGCTCTTTATAAATCTTTGGTAATAAAAAATAAAGAAGATTTAAAAAGTAGTATGAATTACTTTGGAATTATAACTTTTTTTATAATAGGTGGAATGATAGGAGCTATTATTACAAAGAAATATTTAGAAAAATCTGTCCTTTTTTCTGTAATTGGATTAATGATAGTTTTTATAATGATGTTTATAAATTACGATAAAGAAAAAATATAA
- the ahpC gene encoding alkyl hydroperoxide reductase subunit C, giving the protein MSLIGKKVEEFKVKAYQNGDFIEITNESMKGKWAAVVFYPADFTFVCPTELEDLANLYEEFKKEGCEVYSVSTDTEFVHKAWHDTSERIKKVQYPMIADPTGKLSRAFEVMIEEEGLALRGSFIIDPEGVIQAYEVHANGIGREASELLRKLQAAKFVREHGEVCPAKWKPGKESLKPSIDLVGKL; this is encoded by the coding sequence ATGTCTTTAATAGGAAAAAAAGTTGAAGAATTTAAAGTGAAAGCGTACCAAAATGGAGATTTTATAGAGATAACAAATGAATCAATGAAAGGGAAATGGGCTGCAGTAGTATTCTATCCAGCTGACTTTACTTTCGTATGTCCAACAGAGTTAGAAGATTTAGCTAATTTATATGAAGAATTTAAAAAAGAAGGATGTGAAGTATATTCAGTTTCAACAGATACAGAGTTTGTTCACAAAGCTTGGCATGATACTTCTGAAAGAATTAAAAAAGTTCAATATCCAATGATAGCTGACCCAACAGGAAAATTATCAAGAGCTTTTGAAGTTATGATTGAAGAAGAAGGATTAGCATTAAGAGGAAGTTTCATTATAGATCCAGAAGGAGTTATCCAAGCTTATGAAGTTCATGCTAATGGAATAGGAAGAGAAGCTAGTGAATTATTAAGAAAATTACAAGCAGCTAAATTTGTAAGAGAACATGGAGAGGTTTGTCCAGCTAAATGGAAACCAGGAAAAGAAAGTTTAAAACCATCAATTGACTTAGTTGGAAAACTTTAA
- a CDS encoding FAD-dependent oxidoreductase: MGERIYDVIVIGGGPSGLTSGIYGGRAKLDVLIIDKDDFGGQIKLTDEVVNYPGINSIKGKEIVEMMKKQTQKFGVSFVHDEVIKLELDGDIKKVITKLGEYKGLSIIIASGITHKKLNFIGEDEFLGKGVSYCAICDGEFFKDKDIFVVGAGFVAAEESIFLTRYGKKVHILAREPEFTCAKTIADKVLKNPKIEVKFNTEIISAEGDNLLRKIKMKNNVTGEITEVVSENNENIGLFIFIGFVPQTDIYKGIIELTEEGYIKTNEYMETNVERVYAVGDIRPKELRQLVTAVSDGGTAISRIEKYIFELRNKLNLPKVEREDDDLEENGILDNNMKKQIVELTKRFKTSLNLVMVKGEDLEKSRALEELLRELSSLTEKIKVFVYERSSPEINEKFLLERLPAVFILNKDNEYSRIKYSTIPLEHELNSFMQALYNIAGPGDEVKEELLERIDKIEKKINVQIGVSLKCTRCPDTVQATQFIVSRNKNVSVEIIDVLTHKEFKKKHDIVGVPAIVVNEKNIYFGQMSLEEMIEILEKQ; this comes from the coding sequence ATGGGCGAAAGAATATATGATGTTATTGTAATTGGAGGGGGACCTTCAGGTTTAACTTCTGGAATATATGGAGGAAGAGCAAAATTAGATGTATTAATTATTGATAAAGATGATTTTGGAGGACAAATAAAATTAACTGATGAAGTTGTTAATTATCCAGGAATAAACTCTATAAAAGGTAAAGAAATTGTAGAAATGATGAAAAAACAAACTCAAAAATTTGGAGTGAGTTTTGTACATGATGAAGTTATAAAATTAGAATTAGATGGAGATATAAAAAAAGTTATTACAAAATTAGGAGAATATAAAGGACTAAGTATAATAATAGCTAGTGGAATAACTCATAAAAAATTAAATTTTATTGGGGAAGATGAATTTTTAGGAAAAGGGGTTAGTTATTGTGCTATTTGTGATGGAGAATTTTTTAAAGATAAAGATATTTTTGTTGTAGGGGCCGGATTCGTAGCAGCAGAGGAATCAATATTTTTAACAAGATATGGAAAGAAAGTACATATATTAGCAAGAGAACCAGAATTTACTTGTGCTAAAACAATTGCTGATAAAGTATTAAAAAATCCTAAAATAGAAGTTAAATTTAATACAGAAATTATTAGTGCTGAAGGAGATAATCTTCTTAGAAAAATAAAAATGAAAAATAATGTTACTGGAGAGATAACAGAAGTTGTTTCAGAAAATAATGAAAATATAGGTTTATTTATTTTTATAGGCTTTGTTCCACAAACAGATATTTATAAAGGAATAATAGAATTAACTGAAGAGGGATATATAAAAACAAATGAATATATGGAAACTAATGTGGAAAGAGTTTATGCTGTAGGGGATATTAGACCAAAAGAGTTAAGACAGTTAGTTACAGCAGTATCAGATGGAGGAACAGCAATCTCAAGAATAGAAAAATATATTTTTGAATTGAGAAATAAATTAAATCTTCCAAAAGTAGAAAGAGAAGATGATGATTTAGAAGAAAATGGAATTTTAGATAATAATATGAAGAAACAAATTGTAGAACTTACAAAAAGATTTAAAACTTCACTAAATCTTGTAATGGTAAAAGGTGAAGATTTAGAGAAAAGTAGGGCTTTGGAAGAATTACTTAGAGAACTAAGCAGTTTAACTGAAAAAATAAAAGTTTTTGTATATGAAAGAAGTTCTCCAGAAATAAATGAAAAATTTCTTTTAGAAAGATTGCCAGCAGTATTTATTTTAAATAAAGACAATGAATATTCTAGAATAAAATATTCTACAATTCCTTTAGAACATGAATTAAATTCTTTTATGCAAGCTTTATATAATATAGCTGGTCCTGGTGATGAAGTAAAAGAAGAGTTGTTGGAAAGAATAGATAAGATAGAAAAGAAAATAAATGTACAAATAGGAGTTTCATTGAAATGCACTAGATGTCCAGATACAGTTCAAGCTACTCAATTTATTGTTTCAAGAAATAAAAATGTATCAGTTGAAATAATAGATGTATTAACACATAAAGAATTTAAAAAGAAACATGATATAGTAGGAGTTCCTGCTATAGTGGTAAATGAAAAAAATATCTATTTTGGTCAAATGTCATTAGAAGAAATGATAGAGATTCTAGAAAAACAATAG
- a CDS encoding FAD-dependent oxidoreductase: protein MEKIYDMIVIGGGPAGLTAGIYGGRAKLDVLIIEKEEKGGQIKITSEVVNFPGIKEISGSELVDKIKEQAKNFKNDFVQDEVIDMNLEDDIKVIKTKSGKEYKGLSVVIATGASPRKLNFPGEIEYSGRGVAYCATCDGEFFTGLDVFVIGGGFAAAEEAIFLTKYAKKVHVIVREPDFTCARTIADKVLAHPKIDVRFNTEVVEATGDKFLRKILLKNNITNETEEFIPEDGETFGIFIFVGYEPQSKIFKDHIEIDKQGFILTNEDLMTSTSGVYAIGDIRPKKLRQVVTAVSDGAIASSNIEKYVFELREKLGLKKEEKIEEKEVESEERKEMLDENLKEQLREVTKVFQNKIELAVIKGEDLEETSDIIQMAKEIGSTNDKIQVKIYEKTDIELAQKGIDLEKLPAIAILNDKGEFSRIKYTTVPTGHELNSFILAMYNVSGPGQKISDSLIERISKIDKKLNIKIGISLNCTRCPETVQSTQRIAVENPNVEVEVIDVFAHKDFKKKYDILSVPAMVINDKDLRFGKLSIEEVVDILEKI from the coding sequence ATGGAAAAAATTTACGATATGATTGTAATAGGAGGAGGTCCAGCTGGACTTACAGCTGGAATATATGGTGGGAGAGCCAAGTTAGATGTTCTTATTATAGAAAAAGAAGAAAAAGGTGGACAGATAAAAATAACTAGTGAAGTTGTTAACTTTCCAGGAATAAAAGAGATTTCTGGAAGTGAGTTAGTTGATAAAATAAAAGAACAAGCTAAAAATTTTAAAAATGATTTTGTTCAAGATGAAGTTATTGATATGAATTTAGAAGATGATATAAAAGTCATAAAAACAAAATCAGGAAAAGAATACAAAGGATTATCAGTTGTTATAGCAACAGGAGCTTCTCCAAGAAAATTAAATTTTCCTGGAGAAATAGAATATTCAGGTAGAGGAGTAGCATATTGTGCTACATGTGATGGAGAATTTTTCACAGGATTAGATGTATTTGTAATAGGTGGAGGATTTGCTGCAGCTGAAGAAGCTATATTTTTAACTAAATATGCTAAAAAAGTTCATGTTATAGTTAGAGAACCAGATTTTACTTGTGCCAGAACAATAGCTGATAAAGTTTTAGCTCATCCAAAAATAGATGTTAGGTTTAATACAGAAGTTGTAGAGGCTACAGGAGATAAATTTTTAAGAAAAATACTTTTAAAAAATAATATTACTAACGAAACTGAAGAATTTATTCCTGAAGATGGAGAAACATTTGGAATATTTATTTTTGTTGGATATGAACCTCAAAGCAAAATTTTTAAAGACCACATAGAAATAGATAAACAAGGATTTATTTTAACAAATGAAGATTTAATGACTAGTACATCAGGAGTATATGCTATAGGAGATATTAGACCTAAAAAATTAAGACAAGTTGTTACAGCAGTTTCAGATGGAGCTATAGCTTCTAGTAATATAGAAAAATATGTTTTTGAACTTAGAGAAAAATTAGGATTGAAAAAAGAAGAGAAAATAGAAGAAAAAGAAGTTGAAAGTGAAGAAAGAAAAGAAATGTTAGATGAAAATCTAAAAGAACAACTAAGAGAAGTAACTAAGGTATTCCAAAATAAAATAGAATTAGCTGTAATAAAAGGTGAAGATTTAGAAGAAACTTCTGATATAATTCAAATGGCAAAAGAGATTGGAAGTACAAATGATAAAATTCAAGTTAAAATTTATGAAAAAACAGATATAGAATTAGCACAAAAAGGTATTGATTTAGAAAAATTACCTGCTATTGCTATATTAAATGATAAAGGGGAATTTTCAAGAATAAAATATACAACTGTTCCTACAGGACATGAATTAAATTCATTTATTTTAGCTATGTATAATGTATCAGGACCAGGACAAAAAATAAGTGATTCATTAATTGAAAGAATATCTAAAATAGATAAAAAATTAAATATAAAAATAGGAATTTCATTAAATTGTACTAGATGTCCTGAGACAGTTCAATCAACTCAAAGAATAGCTGTTGAAAATCCAAATGTTGAAGTAGAAGTAATAGATGTATTTGCTCACAAAGATTTCAAGAAAAAATATGATATATTAAGTGTACCAGCAATGGTTATAAATGATAAAGACCTTCGTTTTGGAAAATTATCAATAGAAGAAGTTGTGGATATATTAGAAAAAATATAA
- a CDS encoding oxaloacetate decarboxylase subunit alpha — protein sequence MTQLKITETSLRDGAQSLIATRLTTAEILPIIEKMDQAGFYSMEVWGGATFDSCIRFLNEDPWERLRAIRAKVKNTKLQMLIRGQNLLGYRHYSDDVVEEFVKKSLENGIDIIRAFDALNDFRNLKTTIKAIKKYKGHCQGCIAYTTSEVHTIDYYVKKVKELEKMGVDSICIKDMAGILLPDTGYDLITAIKEKCSLPLELHTHCTSGIAQILYANAIEAGVDIIDTAMSPFSGGTSQPATEVFAEILKDTERDPKLNMEVLGEIADYLKGIIEKYRKNGILNPRVMETEPKALVYQVPGGMLSNLMSQLSQQNAMDKYEEVLREIPKVRKDLGYPPLVTPMSQMVGTQAVFNVLLKQRYKVVPKEIKDYVRGLYGKSPAPIDKEIQKIIIGDEVPSTCRPADKIAPELEKLKEEIGSLAKSTEDVLSYALFPEYAKKFLENRGKPQVEEPVKPMEETIQEKDTKEIQEEPMLRAYRVNVNGKSYEVEVEEIGAQATTAPVQPKAAPAPVAPAPTPKSEPTPTPAPAPTVSASGEIVEAPMPGTIVDIKVKVGDSVKEGDLVAVIEAMKMETDLYSTKTGVVKAINAGKGAQVNTGDAIITF from the coding sequence ATGACACAATTGAAAATAACAGAGACATCTCTAAGAGATGGGGCACAATCATTAATAGCTACAAGATTAACAACAGCAGAAATTTTGCCTATAATAGAAAAAATGGATCAAGCTGGATTCTATTCTATGGAAGTATGGGGAGGAGCTACATTTGATTCTTGTATAAGATTCTTAAATGAAGACCCTTGGGAAAGATTAAGAGCTATAAGAGCTAAAGTAAAAAACACAAAATTACAAATGTTAATAAGAGGACAAAACTTATTAGGATACAGACATTATTCAGATGATGTAGTAGAAGAGTTTGTAAAAAAATCTTTAGAAAATGGTATAGATATCATAAGAGCTTTTGATGCATTAAATGATTTTAGGAATTTAAAAACTACAATAAAAGCAATAAAAAAATATAAAGGACATTGTCAAGGATGTATCGCTTATACTACTAGTGAGGTTCATACAATAGATTATTATGTAAAAAAAGTAAAAGAGCTAGAAAAAATGGGAGTAGATTCTATTTGTATAAAAGATATGGCTGGAATATTATTACCTGATACAGGATATGACTTAATAACAGCTATAAAAGAAAAATGTTCTTTACCATTAGAATTACATACTCATTGTACAAGTGGAATAGCTCAAATATTATATGCAAATGCTATAGAAGCTGGAGTAGATATAATAGACACAGCAATGTCTCCATTCTCAGGAGGAACATCTCAACCAGCTACAGAGGTCTTTGCTGAAATATTAAAAGATACAGAAAGAGATCCTAAATTAAATATGGAAGTATTAGGGGAGATAGCTGATTACTTAAAAGGAATAATAGAAAAATATAGAAAAAACGGTATATTAAATCCAAGAGTAATGGAAACAGAACCAAAAGCATTGGTATATCAAGTTCCAGGAGGAATGTTATCTAACTTAATGTCTCAATTATCTCAACAAAATGCTATGGATAAATATGAAGAGGTATTAAGAGAGATACCAAAAGTAAGAAAAGATTTAGGATATCCACCATTAGTAACACCAATGTCACAAATGGTAGGAACACAAGCTGTATTTAATGTATTATTAAAACAAAGATATAAAGTAGTACCAAAAGAGATAAAAGATTATGTAAGAGGATTATATGGAAAAAGTCCAGCTCCAATAGATAAAGAGATACAAAAAATAATTATTGGAGATGAAGTACCAAGTACATGTAGACCAGCTGATAAAATAGCTCCAGAATTAGAAAAATTAAAAGAAGAAATAGGAAGCTTAGCAAAATCAACAGAAGATGTATTAAGTTATGCTCTATTCCCTGAATATGCTAAAAAATTCTTGGAAAATAGAGGAAAACCACAAGTAGAAGAACCAGTGAAACCAATGGAAGAAACAATCCAAGAAAAAGATACAAAAGAAATTCAGGAGGAACCAATGTTAAGAGCTTACAGAGTAAATGTAAACGGAAAATCTTATGAAGTGGAGGTAGAAGAAATAGGAGCTCAGGCTACAACAGCACCTGTACAACCTAAAGCAGCACCAGCTCCAGTAGCACCAGCACCTACACCAAAATCAGAACCTACACCAACACCTGCACCAGCTCCTACAGTATCAGCTAGCGGAGAAATTGTTGAGGCTCCAATGCCAGGAACAATAGTTGATATAAAAGTAAAAGTTGGAGATTCAGTAAAAGAGGGAGATTTAGTTGCTGTAATAGAAGCAATGAAAATGGAAACAGATTTATACTCTACAAAAACAGGAGTAGTAAAAGCTATTAATGCAGGAAAAGGAGCTCAAGTAAATACTGGAGACGCAATAATTACTTTCTAA
- the upp gene encoding uracil phosphoribosyltransferase, which yields MAILEIKHPLIEHKLTYLRDKNTDTKTFRENLNEIAKLMIYETTKDLELEEIEVETPIQKTKGYVLKDKAIAVVPILRAGLGMVDGILSLIPTAKVGHIGVYRDEETMKPVYYYCKLPLDIKDRKVILVDPMLATGGSAIYAIDYLKNEGVKNITFMCLISAPEGIAKVQEAHPDVDIYTAKIDEKLNEKCYIVPGLGDCGDRIFGTK from the coding sequence ATGGCAATATTAGAAATAAAACACCCTTTAATTGAGCACAAATTAACTTACTTAAGAGACAAAAATACTGATACTAAAACTTTTAGAGAAAACTTAAATGAGATAGCAAAATTGATGATATATGAGACAACTAAAGATTTAGAATTAGAAGAAATAGAAGTAGAAACACCTATTCAAAAAACAAAAGGATATGTATTAAAAGATAAAGCAATAGCAGTAGTACCAATTTTAAGAGCTGGACTTGGAATGGTGGATGGAATTTTATCATTAATTCCTACAGCAAAAGTTGGACATATAGGAGTTTATAGAGATGAAGAAACTATGAAACCAGTATATTATTACTGTAAACTTCCATTAGATATAAAAGATAGAAAAGTAATTTTAGTAGACCCAATGTTAGCTACTGGAGGGTCAGCAATCTATGCTATAGATTATTTAAAAAATGAGGGAGTTAAAAATATAACTTTTATGTGTTTAATATCAGCTCCTGAAGGAATAGCAAAAGTACAAGAAGCTCATCCAGATGTAGATATTTACACAGCTAAAATAGATGAGAAATTAAATGAAAAATGTTATATTGTTCCAGGGTTAGGAGATTGTGGAGATAGAATATTTGGAACTAAATAA
- a CDS encoding ribonuclease H family protein — protein sequence MNKKFYSYYIESTKENGILDNWSDCQKKVLGTKSSYKSFKTYEEAKSWLDNLLNPNEKNISSTKTNSKFYACFYVENKSYKIFDNWAQCKKEIENNQCRYKSFKTYEEAKNWLEDGAIYQTKALIEKTLIDGIYFDAGTGRGIGVEAKVSFKNGVSILKEYFPNDNINEFGNLSLGFEKTNNFGELKALDMALDIALKENILNIFGDSTLIINYWSKGIIKSDINSETIELSKIVSHKRKEFEKIGGTISHISGDINPADLGFHK from the coding sequence ATGAATAAAAAATTTTATAGTTATTATATAGAATCTACAAAAGAAAATGGTATTTTAGATAATTGGAGTGATTGTCAAAAAAAAGTTTTAGGCACAAAATCTAGTTATAAATCTTTTAAAACTTATGAAGAAGCTAAAAGTTGGTTAGATAATCTACTTAATCCAAATGAAAAAAATATATCTTCTACTAAAACTAATTCTAAATTTTATGCTTGCTTTTATGTTGAGAATAAATCTTATAAAATTTTTGATAATTGGGCCCAATGTAAAAAAGAGATAGAAAATAATCAATGCCGTTACAAATCTTTTAAAACTTATGAGGAAGCTAAAAATTGGTTAGAAGATGGGGCAATTTATCAAACAAAAGCTCTTATTGAAAAAACTCTTATTGATGGAATATATTTTGATGCTGGTACAGGTAGAGGAATAGGAGTCGAAGCTAAGGTTTCCTTTAAAAATGGAGTTTCAATTTTAAAAGAATATTTTCCTAATGATAATATAAATGAATTTGGAAACTTATCTTTAGGTTTTGAAAAAACAAATAATTTTGGTGAATTAAAAGCTTTGGATATGGCTCTTGACATTGCTCTTAAGGAAAATATTTTAAATATTTTTGGAGATAGTACTTTAATTATAAATTATTGGTCTAAAGGAATTATAAAAAGTGATATTAATAGTGAAACCATTGAACTTTCTAAAATAGTTTCTCACAAAAGAAAAGAATTTGAAAAAATTGGTGGTACGATATCTCATATATCTGGAGATATTAATCCTGCTGACTTAGGTTTTCACAAATAA
- a CDS encoding OmpP1/FadL family transporter, translating into MKKTLMLMALIASVNVYAGSIDYLAQQDAEYFAHASMTGKIGTSGAFYNPAGTAFMEDGLYVKVNTQTVFKDYTMNTNTIDVSTGNPIRDSHNSDYPSVMVPSIQIVKKDGDRSYFLHGGIAAGGGSLKYDNGISAFEVIGEGIEKTFREKLPNTTVDYLGGSKVKGSSFYYNLNLGMAQKVNEKFSVAGGVRFIYATRALEGTGHYNLDLDGNGPIPAGKVDVSLDSEREAYGIGWLVGFNYQPIERLNIGFKYESEIQLDFEAKNGMNGLKVNSPIKEEDIYENLAGNPIVREWLVDGYRNLPAMMSLGISYDVNDKLTLLTSGNYYFIEDANDSNAYAHYTNGYEASVGFDYKLNEQYTLMAGYQYTNTGANEDTYKDTDYALDAHMYSIGLKYTPNETRTYTIAYSYVDYIDGTSKEHGTTFEKQVHAIGLAAEFKL; encoded by the coding sequence ATGAAAAAAACACTTATGTTAATGGCTTTAATAGCTTCAGTAAATGTTTATGCTGGAAGTATTGACTACTTAGCTCAACAAGACGCTGAATATTTTGCCCACGCTTCAATGACAGGAAAAATTGGAACATCAGGAGCTTTCTATAATCCGGCTGGAACAGCTTTTATGGAAGATGGACTTTATGTAAAAGTAAACACTCAAACAGTATTTAAAGATTATACTATGAATACAAATACTATAGATGTATCAACAGGAAATCCAATAAGAGATTCCCACAATAGTGATTATCCATCAGTAATGGTTCCAAGTATTCAAATAGTAAAAAAAGATGGAGATAGAAGTTATTTCTTACATGGTGGTATAGCTGCTGGTGGAGGAAGTTTAAAATATGATAATGGAATATCAGCTTTTGAAGTTATTGGAGAAGGAATAGAAAAAACTTTTAGAGAAAAATTACCAAACACAACAGTAGATTATTTAGGAGGAAGTAAAGTAAAAGGTTCATCTTTTTATTATAATTTAAACTTAGGAATGGCTCAAAAGGTTAATGAAAAATTCTCTGTTGCTGGAGGAGTTAGATTTATTTATGCAACAAGAGCTTTAGAAGGAACAGGACATTATAATTTAGATTTAGACGGAAATGGTCCTATTCCAGCTGGAAAAGTAGATGTTAGTTTAGATTCAGAAAGAGAAGCCTATGGAATTGGTTGGTTAGTAGGATTTAACTATCAACCAATAGAAAGATTAAATATTGGTTTTAAATATGAAAGTGAAATTCAATTAGATTTTGAAGCTAAAAATGGAATGAATGGATTAAAAGTAAATTCTCCAATAAAAGAAGAGGATATATATGAAAATTTAGCAGGAAATCCTATAGTAAGAGAATGGTTAGTAGATGGATATAGAAACTTACCAGCAATGATGTCATTAGGAATTTCTTATGATGTTAATGATAAACTTACATTACTTACAAGTGGAAACTATTATTTTATAGAAGATGCTAACGATAGTAATGCTTATGCTCATTACACAAACGGATATGAAGCATCAGTTGGATTTGATTATAAACTAAATGAACAATATACTTTAATGGCTGGATATCAATACACAAATACAGGAGCTAATGAAGATACATACAAAGATACTGACTATGCTTTAGATGCTCATATGTATAGTATAGGACTTAAATATACTCCAAATGAAACTAGAACATATACAATAGCTTATTCATATGTAGATTATATTGATGGAACTTCAAAAGAGCATGGAACAACATTTGAAAAACAAGTTCATGCTATTGGATTAGCTGCTGAATTTAAATTATAA